One window of the Candidatus Aminicenantes bacterium genome contains the following:
- a CDS encoding ATP-binding cassette domain-containing protein — MAPIGFLTGSTGLYERLTPTEMIDYYGRLHGMEPASLAKRKGELFRLLGIEEFAGRRIGKLSSGMKQKVSIARTMIHDPQVLVFDEPTVGLDVITAKSILQLIRQCRTDGKTVIFSTHIMGEVSLLSDDLAIIHRGRLLYNDTYDAYTRAMKAKSLEDEFIRRVEEA, encoded by the coding sequence TTGGCCCCAATCGGTTTTCTGACCGGCTCGACCGGCCTTTATGAACGGCTGACGCCGACGGAAATGATCGACTACTACGGCCGCTTGCACGGCATGGAACCGGCGTCGCTCGCCAAGCGTAAAGGAGAACTTTTCCGTTTGCTGGGTATCGAGGAGTTCGCCGGCCGCCGCATCGGCAAGCTCTCATCGGGCATGAAGCAGAAGGTCTCGATCGCCCGTACCATGATCCACGATCCGCAGGTGCTGGTGTTCGATGAGCCGACGGTCGGATTGGACGTGATCACCGCCAAGAGTATCCTGCAATTGATCCGCCAGTGCCGCACGGACGGAAAGACCGTTATCTTTTCTACCCATATCATGGGCGAGGTGAGCCTGCTCAGCGACGATCTGGCCATCATCCACCGCGGGCGCCTGCTCTACAACGACACGTACGACGCCTACACGCGGGCGATGAAGGCGAAATCGCTCGAGGACGAATTCATCCGCCGCGTCGAGGAGGCGTAA